From one Streptomyces sp. ICC1 genomic stretch:
- a CDS encoding AI-2E family transporter has product MAATEETTTGRPPEEVPEGPGGDGGTGAGGPGGAPGRAPGGPPGGGAPAAPAPADARMPRWLPRAVVLVLALVACFQLGSWAFHQLIGLLVNILIAFFLALAIEPAVARMAARGVRRGLAAFLVFLGVFVASAGFVTLLGSILASQIIDLVEGFPGYLDSLIGSINDTFHTHLSRLDIQDSLLHSDWLQKYVQNSASGVLDVSGAVLGGLFKLLTIGLFSFYFAADGPRLRRALCSVLPPAKQAEVLRAWEIAVTKTGGYLYSRGLMALVSGVAHYICFVVLDIPYAPALAVWVGLVSQFIPTIGTYLAGALPMLLAFTVNPWYALYVLGFVVVYQQFENYVLQPKLTSKTVDIHPAVAFGSVIAGTALLGAVGALIAIPAVATLQAFLGAYVKRYALTDDADASTSRSRPRRRVRLPGRR; this is encoded by the coding sequence GTGGCAGCGACTGAAGAGACGACGACCGGCCGGCCGCCCGAAGAGGTTCCCGAGGGCCCGGGCGGCGATGGCGGGACCGGCGCCGGCGGCCCCGGGGGCGCCCCCGGAAGGGCCCCGGGAGGTCCGCCCGGCGGCGGCGCGCCCGCGGCCCCCGCGCCCGCGGACGCGCGGATGCCGCGCTGGCTGCCGCGCGCGGTGGTCCTCGTACTGGCCCTCGTCGCCTGTTTCCAGCTCGGCAGCTGGGCCTTCCACCAGCTGATCGGGTTGCTCGTCAACATCCTGATCGCGTTCTTCCTCGCGCTCGCCATCGAACCGGCCGTGGCCAGGATGGCGGCCCGGGGCGTGCGCCGCGGGCTCGCCGCCTTCCTGGTGTTCCTGGGGGTGTTCGTCGCGTCCGCAGGCTTCGTCACCCTGCTCGGCTCGATCCTCGCCTCGCAGATCATCGACCTCGTGGAAGGCTTCCCCGGCTATCTCGACTCGTTGATCGGCTCGATCAACGACACCTTCCACACGCACCTGTCCCGGCTGGACATCCAGGACAGCCTGCTGCACTCGGACTGGCTGCAGAAGTACGTGCAGAACAGCGCGAGCGGCGTGCTCGACGTGTCCGGCGCGGTGCTGGGCGGACTCTTCAAGCTGCTGACCATCGGCCTGTTCTCCTTCTACTTCGCCGCCGACGGGCCGCGGCTGCGCCGCGCGCTGTGCTCCGTACTGCCCCCGGCGAAGCAGGCGGAGGTGCTGCGGGCCTGGGAGATCGCCGTCACGAAGACGGGCGGCTACCTCTACTCGCGCGGGCTGATGGCGCTGGTCTCCGGGGTCGCGCACTACATCTGCTTCGTGGTGCTCGACATTCCGTACGCGCCCGCGCTCGCGGTGTGGGTGGGCCTGGTGTCCCAGTTCATCCCCACCATCGGCACCTACCTGGCGGGCGCGCTGCCGATGCTGCTCGCCTTCACGGTCAACCCCTGGTACGCGCTGTACGTGCTCGGATTCGTGGTGGTGTACCAGCAGTTCGAGAACTACGTGCTCCAGCCGAAGCTGACCTCGAAGACGGTCGACATCCACCCGGCGGTGGCCTTCGGATCGGTCATCGCCGGCACCGCCCTGCTCGGCGCGGTCGGGGCGCTCATCGCGATCCCCGCCGTCGCCACGCTCCAGGCGTTCCTGGGCGCGTACGTGAAGCGGTACGCACTGACCGACGACGCGGACGCCTCTACTTCGCGGTCCCGTCCGAGGCGCCGAGTACGGCTGCCAGGGCGTCGTTGA
- a CDS encoding DUF3046 domain-containing protein: MRLTIFWERMAEHFGAGYADSFARDHVMTELGGRTVHEALDAGWEAKDVWRAVCSAVGVPASLR, encoded by the coding sequence ATGCGGTTGACGATTTTCTGGGAGCGGATGGCCGAGCACTTCGGCGCGGGCTACGCGGACTCCTTCGCGCGGGACCACGTGATGACGGAGCTCGGGGGCCGCACGGTCCACGAGGCGCTGGACGCCGGCTGGGAGGCCAAGGACGTGTGGCGCGCGGTGTGTTCGGCGGTCGGTGTGCCCGCTTCGCTGCGCTGA
- a CDS encoding AzlD domain-containing protein, which produces MNVWIAIGLTVVGCYGVKLAGLLVPAGALERPAVRELAALLPVALLAALTAQQTFATGHELVLDARAAGLAAAGVALLLRAPFLVVVAAAVAVTAGLRALGG; this is translated from the coding sequence GTGAACGTCTGGATCGCCATCGGACTCACCGTCGTCGGCTGCTACGGGGTCAAGCTCGCCGGGCTGCTCGTCCCCGCCGGAGCCCTGGAGCGGCCCGCGGTGCGCGAGCTGGCCGCGCTCCTGCCGGTCGCGCTGCTCGCCGCGCTCACCGCGCAGCAGACCTTCGCCACCGGCCACGAGCTCGTGCTCGACGCCCGCGCCGCCGGGCTCGCGGCCGCCGGGGTCGCCCTGCTGCTGCGGGCCCCCTTCCTCGTCGTGGTCGCGGCGGCCGTCGCGGTCACCGCGGGGCTGCGGGCCCTGGGAGGCTAG
- the recX gene encoding recombination regulator RecX → MLEQERGDGADGREGRREGRRAGSREGRRGGAGREGRRGEDRAGRQELPPQSPEEQARAICLRLLTGMPRARRQLADALAKRDIPEEVAEQVLSRFEEVGLIDDAAFAGAWVESRHRGRGLARRALAQELRTKGVDAVLVQDALEQLDSDQEEETARELVERKLRSTRGLERDKRLRRLAGMLARKGYPEGMALRVVRRALEAEGAEDSDADDLGYPGG, encoded by the coding sequence GTGTTGGAGCAGGAAAGGGGCGATGGCGCAGACGGCCGGGAAGGCCGTCGTGAGGGCCGCCGTGCGGGCAGTCGTGAAGGCCGGCGCGGGGGCGCCGGCCGGGAAGGCCGTCGCGGGGAAGACCGCGCCGGCCGTCAGGAGCTGCCGCCCCAGAGTCCCGAGGAGCAGGCGCGGGCGATCTGTCTTCGCCTGCTCACCGGGATGCCGCGCGCCCGGCGGCAGCTCGCGGACGCGCTGGCCAAGCGGGACATCCCCGAAGAGGTGGCGGAGCAGGTCCTCTCCCGGTTCGAGGAAGTGGGCCTGATCGACGACGCCGCGTTCGCCGGGGCCTGGGTCGAGTCCAGGCACCGGGGCCGGGGTCTGGCCCGCCGGGCGCTCGCCCAGGAGCTGCGCACCAAGGGGGTGGACGCCGTCCTCGTACAGGACGCCCTGGAACAGCTGGACTCCGACCAGGAGGAGGAGACCGCCCGGGAGCTCGTGGAGCGCAAGCTCCGCTCCACCCGGGGCCTGGAGCGGGACAAGCGGCTCCGGCGACTCGCCGGGATGCTCGCCCGCAAGGGGTACCCGGAGGGCATGGCCCTGCGGGTGGTCCGCCGCGCCCTGGAGGCGGAGGGCGCCGAGGACTCCGACGCCGACGACCTGGGGTACCCCGGGGGCTGA
- a CDS encoding Ms4533A family Cys-rich leader peptide yields MSHHHTIAASAAIELALLGVTAHSVADILCR; encoded by the coding sequence ATGTCGCACCATCACACCATCGCCGCGAGCGCCGCCATTGAGCTGGCGCTGCTTGGTGTGACCGCGCACAGCGTGGCCGACATCCTCTGTCGCTGA
- a CDS encoding DUF2716 domain-containing protein: MNWRLTEKLTDGLDRILRPALRALTPPGERLHRLDWQHTGHDFDPHRVGGPGEPEWPGEVYPNGDYYLYLQPDLLFGTFGHPWEQTLCVWGAGLLAAVEAELTGLLGEPLRRRDGDG; encoded by the coding sequence GTGAACTGGCGGCTCACGGAGAAGCTGACCGACGGGCTGGACCGGATCCTGCGACCCGCGTTGCGGGCCCTCACGCCGCCCGGGGAGCGGCTGCACCGGCTCGACTGGCAGCACACCGGCCACGACTTCGACCCCCACCGGGTGGGCGGTCCCGGCGAGCCGGAATGGCCCGGCGAGGTCTACCCGAACGGCGATTACTACCTCTACCTCCAACCCGACCTGCTCTTCGGCACCTTCGGCCATCCCTGGGAGCAGACCCTGTGCGTTTGGGGCGCGGGGCTGCTCGCCGCCGTGGAGGCGGAGCTCACCGGGTTGCTCGGTGAGCCGCTGCGGCGCCGGGACGGGGACGGCTAG
- a CDS encoding Clp protease N-terminal domain-containing protein: MTNPSVEPVRMTNPVRLDDLIEAIKKVHTDTLEQLSGAVVAAEALGDVADHLIGHFVDQARRSGASWTDIGRSMGVTRQAAQKRFVPKADKEGDAGLNPQQGFGRFTPRARNVVVTAQNEARAAGNTEIRTEHLVLGLLAEPDGLAAHAIAAQGIAADDVRAAVTTALPPAVEDVPELVPFDVSAKKALELTFREALRLGHSYVGTEHVLLALLELENGTGPLSGLGVDKDAVEIWVNDALAAVLGASDGTAK, encoded by the coding sequence ATGACGAACCCTTCGGTGGAACCTGTCCGCATGACCAATCCGGTACGCCTCGACGACCTCATCGAGGCCATCAAGAAGGTCCACACCGACACCCTGGAGCAGCTCAGCGGCGCCGTCGTCGCCGCCGAGGCCCTCGGGGACGTCGCGGACCACCTCATCGGCCACTTCGTCGACCAGGCCCGCCGCTCCGGCGCCTCCTGGACCGACATCGGCCGCAGCATGGGCGTCACCCGCCAGGCCGCCCAGAAGCGGTTCGTCCCCAAGGCCGACAAGGAGGGCGACGCGGGACTCAATCCCCAGCAGGGCTTCGGCCGCTTCACCCCCCGCGCCCGCAACGTGGTGGTGACCGCGCAGAACGAGGCCCGCGCCGCCGGCAACACCGAGATCCGCACCGAGCACCTCGTCCTCGGGCTGCTGGCCGAGCCCGACGGCCTCGCCGCCCACGCCATCGCCGCCCAGGGGATCGCGGCCGACGACGTACGCGCCGCCGTGACGACCGCCCTGCCCCCGGCCGTGGAGGACGTCCCCGAGCTGGTCCCCTTCGACGTCTCCGCGAAGAAGGCCCTGGAACTCACCTTCCGCGAGGCCCTGCGCCTGGGCCACAGCTACGTGGGCACCGAGCACGTCCTGCTCGCGCTCCTGGAGCTGGAGAACGGGACGGGTCCGCTCAGCGGCCTCGGCGTGGACAAGGACGCCGTCGAGATCTGGGTCAACGACGCCCTGGCAGCCGTACTCGGCGCCTCGGACGGGACCGCGAAGTAG
- the recA gene encoding recombinase RecA — MAGTDREKALDAALAQIERQFGKGAVMRLGDKPNDPIDVIPTGSTALDIALGVGGLPRGRVVEVYGPESSGKTTLTLHAVANAQKAGGTVAFIDAEHALDPEYAKALGVDTDNLILSQPDTGEQALEIVDMLVRSGALDLIVIDSVAALVPRAEIEGEMGDSHVGLQARLMSQALRKITGALSQSKTTAIFINQLREKIGVMFGSPETTTGGRALKFYASVRLDIRRIETLKDGTDAVGNRTRVKVVKNKVAPPFKQAEFDILYGHGISREGGLIDMGVEHGFVRKAGAWYTYEGDQLGQGKENARKFLCDNPDLSDEIERKIKEKLGVGVRKDAAATAVAAEAGADASAETPAVPAPASKAKTAAKAAVAKS; from the coding sequence ATGGCAGGCACCGACCGTGAGAAGGCTCTCGACGCCGCTCTCGCACAGATTGAACGGCAGTTCGGCAAGGGCGCCGTGATGCGTCTCGGCGACAAGCCGAACGACCCCATCGACGTCATCCCGACCGGGTCGACCGCGCTGGACATCGCGCTCGGCGTCGGCGGGCTGCCGCGCGGCCGCGTGGTCGAGGTGTACGGGCCGGAGTCCTCCGGTAAGACCACCCTGACCCTCCATGCCGTCGCCAACGCGCAGAAGGCCGGCGGCACCGTCGCCTTCATCGACGCCGAGCACGCGCTCGACCCCGAGTACGCCAAGGCCCTCGGTGTCGACACCGACAACCTCATCCTGTCCCAGCCGGACACCGGCGAGCAGGCGCTGGAGATCGTGGACATGCTCGTCCGCTCCGGCGCGCTCGACCTCATCGTCATCGACTCCGTGGCGGCGCTCGTACCGCGTGCGGAGATCGAGGGCGAGATGGGCGACTCGCACGTGGGTCTCCAGGCCCGTCTGATGAGCCAGGCCCTCCGGAAGATCACCGGTGCGCTCAGCCAGTCCAAGACCACCGCGATCTTCATCAACCAGCTCCGCGAGAAGATCGGTGTGATGTTCGGCTCGCCGGAGACCACCACCGGTGGCCGCGCGCTGAAGTTCTACGCCTCCGTGCGCCTCGACATCCGCCGCATCGAGACCCTCAAGGACGGCACGGACGCGGTCGGCAACCGCACCCGCGTCAAGGTCGTCAAGAACAAGGTCGCGCCGCCCTTCAAGCAGGCCGAGTTCGACATCCTCTACGGCCACGGCATCAGCCGCGAGGGCGGCCTGATCGACATGGGCGTGGAGCACGGCTTCGTGCGCAAGGCCGGCGCCTGGTACACGTACGAGGGCGACCAGCTCGGCCAGGGCAAGGAGAACGCGCGCAAGTTCCTCTGCGACAACCCCGACCTCTCCGACGAGATCGAGCGGAAGATCAAGGAGAAGCTGGGCGTCGGTGTCCGCAAGGACGCCGCTGCCACCGCCGTCGCTGCCGAGGCCGGCGCGGACGCGTCCGCCGAGACGCCGGCCGTGCCCGCCCCCGCGTCGAAGGCCAAGACGGCGGCCAAGGCCGCCGTCGCCAAGAGCTGA
- a CDS encoding rhodanese-like domain-containing protein yields MAVTGIDALVDRLRTTYTRVEPAQAHEEHLAGALLVDIRYQALRERDGLIPGALVIERNELEWRLDPEGSHRLPQATDHGIRVIVICNEGYASTLAAASLHALSLSRATDLTGGFQAWRAAGLPVTARPDPGTS; encoded by the coding sequence CTGGCAGTGACCGGCATCGACGCCCTCGTGGACCGGCTGCGCACCACCTACACGCGGGTGGAGCCGGCCCAGGCGCACGAGGAGCACCTGGCCGGGGCCCTGCTGGTCGACATCAGGTACCAGGCCCTGCGCGAGCGGGACGGGCTGATCCCGGGCGCGCTGGTGATCGAGCGCAACGAGCTGGAGTGGCGCCTGGACCCGGAAGGCTCGCACCGCCTGCCGCAGGCCACGGACCACGGCATCCGGGTCATCGTCATCTGCAACGAGGGCTACGCCTCCACCCTGGCGGCGGCTTCCCTCCACGCGCTGTCCCTCTCCCGCGCGACGGACCTCACGGGCGGCTTCCAGGCCTGGCGCGCGGCAGGCCTCCCGGTGACCGCACGTCCTGACCCCGGCACGTCCTGA
- a CDS encoding cysteine dioxygenase: MVSGTPAVPSPGRLASLPLDPEGRTWIRLDGPGGSEAWLIGWPPGTGTGWHDHAESRGAFTTARGRLTENSLTVRLPAEGWHSLSLAPDVDRTRALGPGTGRAFGEHHVHEVLNESGTEHAISVHAYHPPLPLIRRYSRTGPVLTLEQVERPADWQ, translated from the coding sequence CTGGTCTCCGGCACCCCCGCGGTCCCGTCCCCCGGCCGGCTCGCCTCCCTCCCCCTGGACCCCGAGGGCCGGACCTGGATCCGGCTCGACGGCCCGGGCGGCAGCGAGGCCTGGCTGATCGGCTGGCCGCCGGGCACCGGCACCGGCTGGCACGACCACGCCGAGTCCCGGGGCGCGTTCACCACCGCGCGGGGCCGCCTCACGGAGAACTCCCTGACGGTGCGGCTGCCCGCGGAGGGCTGGCACTCCCTCTCCCTGGCTCCGGACGTGGACCGCACGCGCGCGCTGGGGCCGGGCACCGGGCGGGCCTTCGGCGAGCACCACGTGCACGAGGTGCTGAACGAGTCCGGGACCGAGCACGCGATCTCGGTCCACGCCTACCACCCGCCGCTCCCCCTGATCCGCCGCTACAGCCGCACCGGCCCGGTGCTCACGCTGGAGCAGGTCGAGCGCCCGGCGGACTGGCAGTGA
- a CDS encoding ABC transporter substrate-binding protein, with amino-acid sequence MPRQSQISRRAAAAAAVSLVLAGGVVACGPKDGADKAADKPGASGAAGAPQKGGTLTVLNNEPQSDFDPARLYTSGGGNVPSLVFRTLTTRNREAGPAGAKVVPDLATDLGKPNADATEWTYTLKDGLKYEDGSPITTADIKYGIERSFAAELSGGAPYLRDWLVGGEAYEGPYKDGGKGLDSIVVPDAKTITFKLRKPEGEFPFLATQTQFAPVPKAKDTGVKYEEHPVSSGPYKVVKNENDGEHLTLERNENWDEKTDEERKAYPDKIDVRSGLDAAVINQRLSTSSGADAAAVTTDTNLGPAELAQVGDNKELAARVGTGHFGYVNYLAFNPKTAPFDNPKVRQAISYAINRTSVINAAGGSALAEPATTFLPEQEAFGFTAYDHFPAGKTGDPAKAKELLAEAGFKDGLSITLTHSTAQNRQTSPEVATAVQQALAAAGITVKLEGLENNAFNEKRWDVKNTPGFFLSRWGADWPSGAPFLAPIYDGRQIVTNGTNYNHAQLDDPAVNAEIDEIAKLTDLAAAGKRWGALDKKIGEQALDVPLFHPVYKRLVGKDVKNVVISDWTGVLDISQVSVK; translated from the coding sequence ATGCCCCGTCAGTCCCAGATATCGCGCCGCGCAGCCGCAGCCGCCGCCGTCAGCCTCGTACTGGCCGGAGGCGTCGTGGCCTGCGGGCCCAAGGACGGCGCGGACAAGGCCGCGGACAAGCCGGGCGCCTCGGGCGCCGCCGGCGCCCCGCAGAAGGGCGGCACGCTCACCGTCCTCAACAACGAGCCGCAGAGCGACTTCGACCCCGCCCGGCTCTACACCTCCGGCGGCGGCAACGTCCCCTCGCTCGTCTTCCGCACGCTGACCACCCGCAACCGCGAGGCCGGCCCGGCCGGCGCCAAGGTGGTGCCCGACCTGGCCACCGACCTCGGCAAGCCCAACGCCGATGCGACGGAGTGGACGTACACGCTCAAGGACGGGCTGAAGTACGAGGACGGCTCGCCGATCACCACCGCGGACATCAAGTACGGCATCGAGCGCTCCTTCGCCGCCGAGCTGTCGGGCGGCGCCCCGTACCTGCGCGACTGGCTGGTCGGCGGGGAGGCGTACGAGGGCCCGTACAAGGACGGCGGCAAGGGCCTCGACTCGATCGTCGTGCCCGACGCGAAGACGATCACCTTCAAGCTCCGCAAGCCCGAAGGGGAGTTCCCCTTCCTCGCCACGCAGACGCAGTTCGCGCCCGTGCCCAAGGCCAAGGACACCGGGGTCAAGTACGAGGAGCACCCCGTCTCCTCCGGCCCGTACAAGGTCGTCAAGAACGAGAACGACGGCGAACACCTCACCCTCGAGCGCAACGAGAACTGGGACGAGAAGACCGACGAGGAGCGCAAGGCCTACCCGGACAAGATCGACGTCCGCTCCGGGCTCGACGCGGCGGTCATCAACCAGCGGCTGTCCACCAGCTCCGGCGCGGACGCGGCCGCCGTCACCACCGACACCAACCTGGGTCCGGCCGAACTCGCCCAGGTCGGGGACAACAAGGAGCTGGCGGCGCGGGTCGGCACGGGCCACTTCGGCTACGTCAACTACCTGGCCTTCAACCCGAAGACCGCCCCCTTCGACAACCCGAAGGTCCGCCAGGCCATCTCCTACGCGATCAACCGCACCAGCGTGATCAACGCGGCCGGCGGCTCCGCCCTCGCCGAGCCGGCCACCACCTTCCTGCCCGAGCAGGAGGCCTTCGGCTTCACCGCGTACGACCACTTCCCGGCGGGCAAGACCGGCGACCCGGCCAAGGCCAAGGAACTGCTGGCCGAGGCGGGCTTCAAGGACGGGCTGAGCATCACCCTCACCCACTCCACCGCGCAGAACCGCCAGACGAGCCCCGAGGTCGCCACCGCCGTGCAGCAGGCGCTCGCCGCAGCCGGGATCACCGTCAAGCTGGAGGGGCTGGAGAACAACGCCTTCAACGAGAAGCGCTGGGACGTCAAGAACACCCCCGGCTTCTTCCTCTCCCGCTGGGGCGCCGACTGGCCGTCCGGCGCGCCCTTCCTCGCGCCGATCTACGACGGCCGGCAGATCGTGACCAACGGCACCAACTACAACCACGCGCAGCTCGACGACCCGGCGGTGAACGCCGAGATCGACGAGATCGCCAAGCTGACCGACCTCGCGGCGGCCGGCAAGCGCTGGGGCGCCCTCGACAAGAAGATCGGCGAGCAGGCGCTCGACGTGCCGCTCTTCCACCCGGTCTACAAGCGGCTCGTCGGCAAGGACGTCAAGAACGTCGTCATCAGCGACTGGACCGGCGTCCTCGACATCTCGCAGGTCTCGGTCAAATGA
- a CDS encoding AzlC family ABC transporter permease, with translation MAIQEVPDGVEPVDKPRAAVVRDALGVGVAVGLSGFAFGVTAAGSGVSTLQACVLSLLVFTGASQFALVGALAAGGNPFTAAAGAFFLGTRNAFYGLRLSQLLALPKGIRPFAAHWVIDETTAVALAQPDRKSARLGFTVTGLSLYVLWNLTTLLGALGAEAIGDTRAWGLDAAGPAVFLALLAPMLKTGTERAVAALALVLGLGLLPVLPAGVPVLIAALAAPIVLWMKGRRP, from the coding sequence ATGGCCATACAAGAGGTACCCGACGGGGTCGAGCCGGTGGACAAGCCGCGCGCCGCCGTCGTACGGGACGCGCTCGGCGTCGGAGTGGCGGTCGGACTGTCCGGCTTCGCCTTCGGGGTGACGGCAGCCGGATCCGGGGTGAGCACCCTGCAGGCGTGCGTGCTCAGCCTGCTGGTCTTCACCGGGGCCTCGCAGTTCGCGCTGGTCGGAGCCCTGGCCGCGGGAGGGAATCCGTTCACGGCCGCCGCCGGTGCCTTCTTCCTCGGGACCCGCAACGCCTTCTACGGGCTGCGGCTGTCCCAGCTGCTCGCGCTCCCCAAGGGCATACGGCCCTTCGCCGCGCACTGGGTGATCGACGAGACCACCGCGGTGGCCCTCGCCCAGCCCGACCGGAAGTCGGCGCGCCTCGGCTTCACCGTGACCGGGCTGAGCCTGTACGTCCTGTGGAACCTCACCACCCTGCTCGGCGCGCTCGGCGCCGAGGCCATCGGGGACACCAGGGCGTGGGGGCTGGACGCCGCCGGGCCCGCCGTCTTCCTCGCGCTGCTCGCGCCGATGCTGAAGACCGGCACCGAGCGGGCCGTCGCCGCCCTCGCCCTCGTCCTGGGGCTGGGCCTGCTGCCCGTGCTCCCCGCGGGGGTGCCCGTACTGATCGCGGCGCTGGCCGCGCCGATCGTGCTGTGGATGAAGGGACGCCGCCCGTGA
- a CDS encoding AraC family transcriptional regulator, producing MGAGTGADEGRREWARHWQYAELPGLDLLRAHYVRHTFPRHAHDGYVIAAVTGGIEEIGLPAGTVRAGPGSVVLINPEVPHTARAGVPEGWAYATLYPSRALITEVAEEIGTLRGTPGFTADIVTDPQASRMITEVHRAAEAGNALAADTLLRGVVARMLTRHAGPLPARAAGRAGAADAERARAVLEERMGEPPSLEQLAAELGTSPFALLRAFRDRYGMPPHTWLTDARVRRARRLLDAGTPPAEAAVTVGFTDQPHLNRHFTRIVGVPPGAYRRERAAG from the coding sequence ATGGGCGCGGGGACCGGAGCGGACGAGGGCCGCCGGGAGTGGGCGCGGCACTGGCAGTACGCGGAACTGCCCGGGCTGGACCTCCTGCGCGCCCACTACGTGCGCCACACCTTCCCGCGCCACGCCCACGACGGGTACGTCATCGCGGCCGTCACCGGCGGCATCGAGGAGATCGGCCTGCCGGCCGGCACCGTCCGGGCCGGCCCCGGCAGCGTGGTCCTGATCAACCCCGAGGTCCCGCACACCGCCCGCGCCGGGGTCCCCGAGGGCTGGGCCTACGCCACCCTCTACCCCTCCCGGGCGCTGATCACCGAGGTGGCCGAGGAGATCGGGACGCTGCGCGGAACCCCCGGTTTCACCGCCGACATCGTCACCGACCCGCAGGCCTCGCGGATGATCACCGAGGTCCACCGGGCCGCCGAGGCCGGCAACGCGCTGGCCGCCGACACCCTGCTGCGCGGCGTGGTGGCCCGGATGCTGACCCGGCACGCCGGGCCGCTGCCGGCCCGTGCGGCGGGCCGCGCGGGCGCCGCCGACGCGGAGCGGGCCCGGGCCGTGCTGGAGGAGCGGATGGGCGAGCCGCCGTCGCTGGAGCAGCTCGCGGCGGAGCTGGGCACCAGCCCGTTCGCCCTGCTGCGGGCCTTCCGGGACCGGTACGGCATGCCGCCGCACACCTGGCTGACCGACGCCCGGGTCCGCCGCGCGCGCCGGCTGCTCGACGCGGGGACCCCGCCGGCGGAGGCGGCCGTCACCGTCGGCTTCACCGACCAGCCGCACCTGAACCGGCACTTCACCCGCATCGTGGGGGTCCCGCCGGGCGCCTACCGGCGGGAACGGGCGGCCGGTTAG
- a CDS encoding 2'-5' RNA ligase family protein has translation MTDDTSSMFPAGRTALIVRIPEADPVVGAWRDRLDPAARTGVPAHVSVLYPFLDESRIDDSTLADLTAVLCPHPAFDVRFERTGRLPGLLYLAPEPDAPLRRLTLAAAERWPEAPPYGGRHPDPAPHLTVAQRAPAAAEDAAEADLAGRLPFTARVRSVELVVYDGTAWRERARFPLRAPGKGK, from the coding sequence ATGACGGACGACACCTCCAGCATGTTCCCCGCCGGCCGGACCGCGCTCATCGTGCGGATACCCGAGGCCGACCCCGTCGTCGGCGCCTGGCGGGACCGGCTCGACCCCGCCGCCCGGACCGGGGTCCCGGCGCACGTCAGCGTCCTCTACCCGTTCCTGGACGAGAGCCGGATCGACGATTCCACCCTCGCCGACCTCACCGCGGTCCTGTGCCCCCACCCCGCCTTCGACGTTCGCTTCGAGCGGACCGGCCGGCTCCCGGGGCTGCTGTACCTCGCCCCCGAGCCGGACGCCCCGCTGCGCCGGCTGACCCTGGCGGCCGCCGAGCGCTGGCCGGAGGCCCCGCCCTACGGCGGCCGCCACCCCGACCCGGCCCCGCACCTCACCGTGGCCCAGCGCGCACCGGCGGCGGCCGAGGACGCCGCCGAGGCGGACCTCGCCGGGCGGCTCCCCTTCACCGCCCGCGTCCGCTCGGTGGAGCTGGTGGTGTACGACGGCACGGCCTGGCGCGAGCGCGCGAGGTTTCCCCTGCGCGCACCCGGAAAGGGAAAGTGA